One region of Brassica napus cultivar Da-Ae chromosome A10, Da-Ae, whole genome shotgun sequence genomic DNA includes:
- the LOC106420348 gene encoding pumilio homolog 18-like, with protein sequence MQMYDQILHHAIPLARDRYGSIKLRAIISDDDFAYCTNRLLGVVAFNALLLSYDAYGNFVVQHVLNLNNLRCTYDIAVSLRGHYVELSCTHGGRYIVEKLLEKQETGVLVVAELLECERDKLLRLARSVYGNFVVVTALKVTREDLFRGLVNKLKPLLPLFRSHQSITIAEILESVP encoded by the coding sequence ATGCAAATGTACGACCAAATTCTCCACCACGCGATTCCCCTGGCGCGTGACCGATACGGCAGCATCAAGCTCAGAGCAATCATAAGCGACGATGACTTTGCATACTGCACAAACCGCCTCCTCGGTGTAGTCGCTTTCAACGCTCTCTTGCTAAGCTACGATGCTTACGGGAACTTTGTGGTCCAGCACGTGCTTAACCTGAATAACTTGCGCTGCACGTATGACATTGCGGTTAGCCTCCGTGGCCATTACGTTGAGCTTTCATGTACGCATGGTGGAAGATACATCGTGGAAAAGCTTCTGGAGAAGCAGGAGACGGGGGTTTTGGTGGTGGCAGAGCTTTTGGAGTGCGAAAGGGACAAGTTGTTGAGGCTGGCGAGGAGTGTGTACGGCAATTTCGTGGTGGTCACGGCACTGAAAGTCACGCGGGAAGATTTGTTTAGGGGTTTAGTGAATAAGCTCAAGCCTCTTCTCCCTCTATTTAGGTCTCATCAAAGCATCACCATTGCAGAGATATTGGAGTCGGTACCTTAA
- the LOC106420550 gene encoding chaperone protein DnaJ-like isoform X1, with translation MYATSSTLFPPQSLFLSPHLPPRTFLYRLNFLGFPVRSCCCGGGFSGGSFCDRRSYGQRRRKRVIVPKARVSPYEVLGVSPSATPQDIKRAYRRLALKYHPDVNKEANAQEKFLRIKHAYTTLINSESRGSDSPASGYSGQTNQKGNSQVEEDFYGLGELVRDVQITVGDFFKDLEEEFKNWEASASSSSQGTPKSLWEELAEIGEEFVEFLEKELSISDEDNDGPSKKGERFDFSESSSTSTKNSIGVNIDEIEATLAQLKKDLGLQ, from the exons ATGTATGCAACATCTTCGACTCTGTTTCCACCACAAAGTCTCTTCCTTTCTCCTCATCTTCCTCCAAGAACCTTCCTTTATCGGTTGAATTTTCTGGGTTTTCCTGTAAGAAGTTGCTGCTGTGGCGGCGGTTTTAGTGGCGGTTCGTTCTGTGATCGACGGAGTTATGGTCAAAGACGGAGGAAAAGAGTCATAGTACCGAAAGCTCGAGTCTCTCCTTACGAGGTACTtggtgtgtctccgtcagcgaCACCTCAAGATATAAAGAGGGCTTACCGTAGACTTGCTCTCAAGTATCACCCAGATGTCAATAAAgag GCAAATGCGCAGGAGAAGTTTCTGAGGATAAAACATGCCTACACCACTTTGATCAACTCTGAGTCACGGGGCTCAGATAGTCCTGCGTCTGGTTATTCGGGTCAAACAAACCAAAAAGGCAACAGTCAAGTCGAGGAAGATTTCTATGGACTTG GTGAACTCGTGAGGGATGTTCAAATAACAGTAG GGGATTTCTTCAAAGATCTTGAAGAAGAGTTCAAGAACTGGGAAGCTAGTGCGTCCTCCTCCTCCCAAGGAACACCAAAAAGTCTTTGGGAGGAACTAGCT gaaaTTGGGGAAGAATTTGTGGAGTTTCTTGAGAAAGAACTTAGCATAAGCGATGAAGACAATGATGGACCAAGcaaaaaaggagaaagatttgATTTTAGCGAAAGCTCCTCAACGAGCACGAAGAACAGTATAGGAGTGAATATTGATGAGATAGAAGCAACCCTAGCTCAACTCAAAAAAGATCTTGGCTTGCAATAA
- the LOC106420550 gene encoding chaperone protein DnaJ-like isoform X2, with product MYATSSTLFPPQSLFLSPHLPPRTFLYRLNFLGFPVRSCCCGGGFSGGSFCDRRSYGQRRRKRVIVPKARVSPYEVLGVSPSATPQDIKRAYRRLALKYHPDVNKEANAQEKFLRIKHAYTTLINSESRGSDSPASGYSGQTNQKGNSQVEEDFYGLGDFFKDLEEEFKNWEASASSSSQGTPKSLWEELAEIGEEFVEFLEKELSISDEDNDGPSKKGERFDFSESSSTSTKNSIGVNIDEIEATLAQLKKDLGLQ from the exons ATGTATGCAACATCTTCGACTCTGTTTCCACCACAAAGTCTCTTCCTTTCTCCTCATCTTCCTCCAAGAACCTTCCTTTATCGGTTGAATTTTCTGGGTTTTCCTGTAAGAAGTTGCTGCTGTGGCGGCGGTTTTAGTGGCGGTTCGTTCTGTGATCGACGGAGTTATGGTCAAAGACGGAGGAAAAGAGTCATAGTACCGAAAGCTCGAGTCTCTCCTTACGAGGTACTtggtgtgtctccgtcagcgaCACCTCAAGATATAAAGAGGGCTTACCGTAGACTTGCTCTCAAGTATCACCCAGATGTCAATAAAgag GCAAATGCGCAGGAGAAGTTTCTGAGGATAAAACATGCCTACACCACTTTGATCAACTCTGAGTCACGGGGCTCAGATAGTCCTGCGTCTGGTTATTCGGGTCAAACAAACCAAAAAGGCAACAGTCAAGTCGAGGAAGATTTCTATGGACTTG GGGATTTCTTCAAAGATCTTGAAGAAGAGTTCAAGAACTGGGAAGCTAGTGCGTCCTCCTCCTCCCAAGGAACACCAAAAAGTCTTTGGGAGGAACTAGCT gaaaTTGGGGAAGAATTTGTGGAGTTTCTTGAGAAAGAACTTAGCATAAGCGATGAAGACAATGATGGACCAAGcaaaaaaggagaaagatttgATTTTAGCGAAAGCTCCTCAACGAGCACGAAGAACAGTATAGGAGTGAATATTGATGAGATAGAAGCAACCCTAGCTCAACTCAAAAAAGATCTTGGCTTGCAATAA
- the LOC106420345 gene encoding pumilio homolog 18, translating into MANADPFSMSTLLTSLQHLPFTSATEPMIPAVPPPSRGIPVVIPQPRYHGSQPLNNSFPVGFLAPQYLESRLQSLFNLMTSTIEEVNIAPFKEMISRLSRRELQEMAYLLTSDPDYFLAIARNKNGSHRLQKLIGKSDDADNLFFLAIFRRFLHVMTDKYASYVAVRGMQVFDDEKKELMYEHILPHALRLACDKHGHIALNEVITDLDHPFYREQLLDIVALNALLLSYDAYGNYVVQHVLTLYDLRCTYNIAVSLLGYCVELSFDKCGSYIVEKLLETEESMVLVVEELLECEGGRLMRLARKEIGSFVVIKALRVMQEMNRVDLFRGLVQKLMPFRHLLRRPCGNTSIAAIIESVC; encoded by the coding sequence ATGGCAAACGCTGATCCCTTCTCAATGTCTACACTACTCACTTCTTTACAACATCTACCTTTCACCTCCGCAACAGAACCCATGATTCCGGCGGTTCCTCCTCCTTCACGTGGCATTCCCGTCGTCATCCCTCAACCAAGATACCACGGTAGTCAACCTCTAAACAACTCATTCCCCGTCGGATTCTTAGCTCCTCAGTACCTGGAGTCTCGTTTGCAGTCGCTGTTCAACCTCATGACTAGCACCATAGAAGAAGTTAACATTGCTCCGTTCAAAGAGATGATCTCAAGGTTGTCCAGAAGAGAGCTTCAAGAGATGGCGTATCTGCTGACGTCAGATCCCGACTACTTCTTGGCGATCGCAAGAAACAAGAACGGCTCTCACCGCCTTCAGAAACTCATCGGAAAATCAGACGACGCGGACAACTTGTTCTTCCTCGCGATCTTCCGCCGCTTCCTCCACGTCATGACCGATAAGTACGCGTCCTACGTGGCGGTACGAGGAATGCAAGTTTTTGACGACGAGAAGAAAGAGTTGATGTACGAGCACATTCTCCCCCACGCGCTTCGACTGGCATGTGACAAACACGGCCACATCGCCCTCAACGAGGTAATAACCGACTTGGACCATCCTTTCTACAGAGAGCAGCTCTTGGACATTGTCGCGCTCAACGCTCTCTTGCTGAGCTACGATGCTTATGGGAACTATGTGGTCCAACACGTGCTTACACTGTATGACTTGCGTTGCACGTATAACATTGCGGTTAGTCTTCTTGGCTATTGCGTTGAGCTCTCGTTCGACAAGTGTGGAAGCTACATCGTGGAGAAGCTTTTGGAGACGGAGGAGTCGATGGTTCTTGTGGTGGAAGAGCTTTTGGAGTGCGAAGGAGGCAGGTTGATGAGGCTGGCGAGGAAAGAGATTGGGAGTTTCGTGGTGATCAAGGCACTGAGAGTCATGCAGGAGATGAATAGGGTTGATCTGTTTAGGGGTTTGGTGCAGAAGCTGATGCCTTTTCGCCATCTCTTGCGTAGGCCTTGTGGAAACACTAGTATAGCAGCAATCATTGAGTCGGTTTGTTAG
- the LOC106420458 gene encoding putative pumilio homolog 20: protein MANNDSFSMSIKQENTTVPPPAPPRETPTGTPPPREANLADDKNQSLLNLLRSTSLTPQETETCLGSLANVMTSSEDSDDALFQEVISKLSGIELQRMAALLTSKPDDRYFLEMARNKNGSIRLQKLLGKSDDADIFFVAAILRNFFHVMTDEHASHVATQGMRVFGIKKKFAMRDQIISHAALLACDQYGSIALNAIIRDVAFLYCSTGLFDAVASNALLLSNDAYGNIVVQQVLKHCSLHSTRNIGVSLRGHYVELSFTEGGRYIMEKILGRDETGVLVMTELLECGSDELVRLATSEYGHFVVETALKVTRGFLFRGLVNKLKPFLPLLRTSPQSITIAVILESFVTN from the coding sequence ATGGCAAACAACGATTCCTTTTCAATGTCCATCAAACAGGAGAACACGACGGTTCCTCCTCCTGCTCCTCCACGTGAAACTCCCACGGGGACTCCTCCACCAAGAGAAGCCAATCTTGCTGATGACAAGAACCAATCTTTACTCAACTTACTTCGCTCCACCTCCTTAACTCCTCAAGAGACGGAGACGTGTTTGGGATCCCTGGCCAACGTGATGACTAGCAGCGAAGACTCAGATGATGCTCTCTTTCAAGAGGTGATCTCAAAGCTAAGCGGAATCGAGCTTCAGAGGATGGCCGCGTTGCTCACGTCAAAACCCGATGATCGCTACTTCTTGGAGATGGCAAGAAACAAGAACGGCTCCATCCGCCTACAGAAACTCCTCGGAAAATCAGACGACGCCGACATCTTCTTCGTTGCCGCTATCTTGCGTAACTTCTTCCACGTCATGACGGACGAGCACGCGTCCCACGTCGCCACTCAAGGGATGCGAGTTTTCGGCATTAAGAAGAAATTTGCAATGCGCGACCAGATCATCTCCCACGCGGCACTCCTGGCGTGTGACCAATACGGCAGCATCGCGCTCAATGCAATCATAAGGGACGTGGCCTTTCTCTACTGCAGTACCGGACTCTTTGATGCAGTCGCGTCCAACGCTCTCTTGCTTAGCAACGATGCTTATGGGAACATCGTGGTCCAACAAGTGCTTAAACACTGTAGCTTGCATAGCACGCGTAACATTGGGGTTAGCCTCCGTGGCCATTACGTCGAGCTCTCATTTACGGAGGGTGGAAGATACATCATGGAGAAGATTTTGGGGAGGGATGAGACGGGCGTTTTGGTGATGACAGAGCTTTTGGAGTGCGGAAGTGACGAGTTGGTGAGGCTGGCGACGAGTGAGTACGGGCATTTCGTGGTGGAAACGGCACTGAAAGTCACGCGGGGGTTTTTGTTTAGGGGTTTGGTGAATAAGCTCAAGCCTTTCCTCCCTCTGTTGCGTACGTCTCCGCAAAGCATCACCATTGCAGTAATCTTGGAGTCCTTTGTTACAAACTAG
- the LOC106420279 gene encoding ATP synthase small subunit 6-A, mitochondrial codes for MRLFDPWPVFFKREWKRCWPFLTGFAVTGVLITKLTAGFTEEDAKNSKFVQQHRR; via the exons atgagGTTGTTCGATCCATGGCCAGTGTTCTTCAAGAGGGAGTGGAAACGTTGCTGGCCGTTTCTCACCGGATTCGCCGTAACCGGCGTCCTCATCACCAAGCTCACCGCTGGATTCACCG aGGAAGACGCCAAGAACTCCAAGTTTGTCCAACAACACAGGCGGTAA
- the LOC106420457 gene encoding putative pumilio homolog 16, with the protein MMLFFVAAILRNFFHVMTDEHAPYVAIQGMRVFSREKKRAMRNKILTYAVPLGCDQYGSIALNAIIRDVSFLYCSVALFDVVASNARFLSYSRYGNIVVQHVLKHCSLHSTRNIGVSLRGHYVELSFTEGGRYIVEKILERDETGVLVMTELLECGSDNLVRLATSEYGHFVVETALKVTRGVLFRGLVNKLKPFLPLLRTSPQSTTIAQILESLTS; encoded by the coding sequence ATGATGCTCTTCTTCGTTGCCGCTATCTTGCGCAACTTCTTCCACGTCATGACGGACGAGCACGCGCCCTACGTTGCCATCCAAGGGATGCGAGTTTTCAGCCGCGAGAAGAAAAGGGCAATGCGCAACAAAATTCTCACCTACGCGGTTCCCCTGGGGTGTGACCAATACGGTAGCATCGCGCTCAATGCAATCATAAGGGACGTGTCCTTTCTCTACTGCAGTGTTGCCCTCTTTGATGTAGTTGCGTCCAACGCTCGCTTTCTAAGCTACAGTAGATATGGGAACATTGTGGTCCAACACGTGCTTAAACATTGTAGCTTGCATAGCACGCGTAACATTGGGGTTAGCCTCCGTGGCCATTACGTCGAGCTCTCATTTACGGAGGGTGGAAGATACATCGTGGAGAAGATTTTGGAGAGGGATGAGACGGGTGTTTTGGTGATGACAGAGCTTTTGGAGTGCGGAAGTGACAACTTGGTGAGGCTGGCGACAAGTGAGTACGGGCATTTCGTGGTGGAAACGGCACTGAAAGTCACGCGGGGGGTTTTGTTTAGGGGTTTGGTGAATAAGCTCAAGCCTTTCCTCCCTCTGTTGCGTACGTCTCCTCAAAGCACCACCATTGCACAAATCTTGGAGTCACTAACTAGTTAA
- the LOC106420385 gene encoding putative pumilio homolog 20, with protein MASDDDSFSTYVDMLRAFHTRRFAAARESIEQENRAVPPTPPLETPTASPPPRETDLADERNQSLLNSLRSAALTHEETETCLRSLTNVMTSSEEEEDALFQEVISEFNGSELQRMASLLTSNNDHYFLEIARNKNGSIRLHKLLGQSDDADTFFVASLLRHFLHVMTDRHAAYLATQGMRVFSHEKKMAMRDQILQHAVHLARDQYGCNALNAIISGVVFDYCRNDLLDVVAFNAPLLSSDAYGSHVVRHVLKQNNLRRTYDIAVRLRGHYVELSFTRYGSRVVEKLLEREETRPLVVAELLECGRDKLGRLATSVYGNFVVETSLKVTPEDLFRALVNKLKPFLPQLRRSTYGTNIAKILESIR; from the coding sequence ATGGCAAGCGATGACGATTCCTTTTCGACGTACGTGGATATGCTTCGTGCTTTTCACACTCGCCGTTTTGCCGCCGCAAGAGAATCCATCGAACAAGAGAACCGGGCGGTTCCTCCGACTCCTCCACTTGAAACTCCCACCGCGAGTCCTCCACCAAGAGAAACCGATCTTGCTGATGAGAGGAACCAATCTTTACTCAACTCACTTCGCTCCGCCGCCTTAACTCATGAAGAAACGGAGACGTGTTTGCGATCCCTCACCAACGTCATGACTAgcagcgaagaagaagaagatgctctGTTTCAAGAAGTCATCTCAGAGTTTAACGGAAGCGAGCTTCAGAGGATGGCCTCGTTGCTGACGTCAAACAACGATCACTACTTCTTGGAGATCGCAAGAAACAAGAACGGCTCCATCCGCCTTCATAAACTCCTCGGCCAATCAGACGACGCCGACACCTTCTTCGTCGCCTCTCTCTTGCGCCACTTCCTCCACGTCATGACGGATAGGCACGCGGCCTACCTTGCCACTCAAGGGATGCGAGTTTTCAGCCACGAGAAGAAAATGGCAATGCGCGACCAAATTCTCCAACACGCGGTTCACCTGGCGCGTGACCAATACGGCTGCAACGCGCTCAATGCAATCATTAGCGGCGTGGTCTTTGACTACTGCAGAAACGACCTCCTTGATGTAGTCGCGTTCAACGCTCCTTTGCTAAGCAGCGATGCTTATGGGAGCCATGTGGTCCGACACGTGCTTAAGCAGAATAACTTGCGTCGCACGTATGACATTGCGGTTCGCCTCCGTGGCCATTACGTTGAGCTCTCTTTTACGAGGTATGGAAGCCGCGTCGTGGAGAAGCTTTTGGAGAGGGAGGAGACGAGGCCTTTGGTGGTGGCAGAGCTTTTGGAGTGCGGAAGAGACAAGTTGGGCAGGCTGGCGACGAGTGTGTACGGTAATTTCGTGGTGGAAACGTCATTGAAAGTCACGCCGGAGGATCTTTTTAGGGCTTTGGTGAATAAGCTCAAGCCTTTTCTCCCTCAGTTGCGTAGGTCTACTTATGGCACCAACATTGCAAAAATATTGGAGTCGATACGTTAG
- the LOC106420548 gene encoding pentatricopeptide repeat-containing protein At5g59600-like yields the protein MKRFSTNPSSLRLCSYVELIETNGRDRLLSQGRKLHAHLVTSGLARLTRIAAKLVAFYVECGEVTDAKKVFDEMPKRDISGWVVMIGTCSRNGYYQESLDVFKEMNGEGLKLDAFIVPSVLKASRNLLDQEFGKMMHCVVLKCSFESDGFIVSSLIDMYSKFGEVENARKVFKDSSGQDLVVFNAMISGYANNSQADEALNLMGDMELLGIKPDVITWNALIAGFSHIGDEEKVSEMLEMMCLDGHKPDVVSWTSIISGLVHNFQNSKALDALKQMLAHGLYPNSATITTLLPACTTLASVKHGKEIHGYSVVSGLEDHGFVRSALLDMYGKCGFISEAMILFHKTTKKTTVTFNSMIFCYANHGLSEKAVKLFERMEATGDRLDHLTFTAILTACSHGGLTDLGQKLFLLMQNKYRIEPRLEHYACMVDLLGREGKVVEAYEMIRAMPMEPDLFVWGALLGACRNHGNIELARIAAERLAELEPENSGNRLLLSSLYANAGSWGSVVRMKKMIKKKKLSRVPGSSWVNTV from the coding sequence ATGAAAAGATTCTCCACCAATCCTTCTTCTCTTCGGTTATGTTCTTATGTTGAACTCATCGAAACCAACGGTCGAGATCGACTCTTGTCCCAAGGAAGAAAGCTTCATGCTCACCTGGTGACATCCGGGCTTGCTCGCTTAACGAGAATTGCAGCTAAGCTTGTGGCGTTTTACGTGGAATGTGGGGAAGTTACAGATGCTaagaaggtgttcgatgaaatgcccaaGAGAGACATTAGTGGATGGGTTGTCATGATTGGGACTTGTTCTCGTAACGGGTATTACCAAGAGTCTCTGGATGTCTTTAAAGAAATGAATGGAGAAGGTTTAAAGCTTGATGCTTTCATCGTTCCTAGTGTTCTTAAAGCAAGTCGCAATCTGCTTGACCAAGAGTTTGGGAAGATGATGCATTGTGTGGTGCTCAAGTGTTCGTTTGAGTCTGATGGTTTTATAGTTAGCTCGCTTATTGATATGTATTCGAAGTTCGGGGAGGTTGAGAATGCGAGGAAGGTGTTTAAGGATTCTTCCGGACAAGATTTGGTCGTGTTCAATGCTATGATCTCTGGTTATGCTAACAATAGCCAAGCAGATGAAGCTTTGAACTTGATGGGAGATATGGAACTACTGGGGATAAAACCTGATGTTATCACTTGGAATGCTTTAATTGCAGGTTTCTCGCATATCGGAGATGAAGAAAAAGTATCTGAGATGCTTGAGATGATGTGTTTGGATGGTCACAAGCCTGACGTTGTGTCGTGGACCTCTATTATATCAGGCCTTGTGCATAACTTTCAGAACTCTAAAGCTTTAGATGCTTTAAAACAGATGTTAGCTCACGGGTTGTATCCAAACTCAGCTACCATCACTACCCTTTTGCCTGCTTGTACCACACTCGCGAGTGTGAAGCATGGAAAGGAGATTCACGGCTACTCGGTAGTGAGTGGACTTGAAGACCACGGTTTCGTTAGAAGTGCTTTGCTCGATATGTACGGGAAATGCGGATTCATTTCAGAAGCAATGATCTTGTTTCACAAAACTACTAAGAAGACAACGGTTACTTTCAACTCGATGATCTTCTGCTACGCAAACCACGGGCTCTCAGAGAAAGCAGTTAAGCTTTTTGAACGGATGGAAGCAACGGGAGACAGACTCGACCACTTAACGTTCACGGCCATCCTCACAGCCTGCAGCCACGGCGGGTTAACTGATCTTGGACAGAAGCTGTTCCTTTTGATGCAGAACAAGTACAGAATCGAGCCGAGGTTGGAGCATTACGCTTGTATGGTGGATCTTTTGGGGAGAGAAGGGAAGGTTGTTGAGGCCTATGAGATGATCAGGGCTATGCCAATGGAGCCGGACTTGTTTGTGTGGGGTGCTTTGTTGGGTGCGTGTAGGAATCATGGGAACATCGAGCTTGCAAGGATTGCAGCAGAGCGCTTAGCAGAGCTTGAACCAGAGAACTCAGGGAATAGATTGCTTCTGTCCAGTTTGTATGCCAATGCTGGTAGTTGGGGAAGTGttgttaggatgaagaagatgataaagaagaagaagttgagtAGGGTTCCAGGCAGCAGCTGGGTAAATACTGTTTGA